ATATCATCGCGCTTGGAGCAGGCTTGTCAGACGGCCTTGGCTTTGGCGATAACGCAAAAGCAGCCCTGCTCACCCGGGGTCTGGCCGAGATCAGCCGGCTTGGAACGGCAATGGGCGCTAACCCGCTGACCTTTGCAGGTCTTGCGGGTGTCGGTGACCTGGTCGTAACTTGTACGAGTCAACACAGCCGGAACTGGCGCGCAGGCTCGATGCTGGCGGACGGCACGCCGCTCGATGAAGTTCTGGAGCGGATGGGCATGGTCGTCGAAGGCGTAAGAACGACCCGGGCAGCCAACGAGCTTGCGAAGCAGTATGATGTACAAATGCCGATTACGGCAGAGTTGTACAGCGTACTGTTTGCGAACAATTCGCCAAAGTCTGCGGTCGAGAATTTGATGGGCCGCTTAAAGACGCACGAAATTGAACAGTTAAGTTAAGACATGCGCCTATACCAATGATTTCTCCTTCTCATATGATGTTGCAAGGCTAATGCTTATATGGTCAAAGCAGCGACATTGAAGGAGGGGAAAGAAGTGGCTAAAGATCTTTCCAAAGATGTTCTTAACGCAATAAATAAGAAAACCGGCAAAAACATTTCCGAGAATGCGGTTAAAAAATTGGCTAACGGCGTTTCGGCTTCCACGATGAAAAACGAAGAGGAGCTCCGGAAGCTGATCAAGAATGTATCGGATATGGCAAAGGTTCCGGTATCGGACAAAACGATGAACGATATTGTAAAGGCCGTGAAGGCTAGCGGCATGAGCATAGGCGGTATCGAATCGTTGATCAAAATGATGATTAAGTAATGTTAAAGCCAAAAAATCTGCTTTCAAAAAGCAGATTTTTTGGCTTTTTTTGTCCTTTTTTGAGCTTGATGTTATAATGAGTGTTGCATTTATTACCGTTATCAACTAGGGAGTAGATTAGTTCATGGATCCAATGACGAAGATGTGGGTATCTTTAATCGGAATCGGACTTATGGCGATTGCCGCCGTTATCATTACGTTTGCCCGGTTAAAGACCAAAGGAATTATCAAGTTTACGTTATCCTTTGTTTCCTTTATTCTGCTTGTATTTGGTTTTCTATGCGGGCTGATTGCCATTGTCTAACAGAATGACCATACATATTGACAACGCGAAAGGAAACATAATCGCATGATTGAATTGAAGGGGAGAACGAAAACGGCGGTGGTTGAGCCTGAGGTGGGGGCAACGCTTCTAAGGCACGCGTTAAAAGCGAAAGTAGATTGGTCTTCCAATTGTACCCGCGGGACCTGCGCGAGATGCCGCTGTTTGATTGAAGATGGGGCTGAAGCCCTTGAAGGAATTACGGATGCCGAATGGGACCGGATGGAGCCGGAGGAATTTGAAGACGGTTACCGGCTTGCCTGCCAAGCAGTCGTAAAGAACAGAGAGATCCCGGTAAAAGCCATAAACAAGCCGTATTTCTAGCCAAAACGCTGGAGAGGATGTGCAGTTATGAACAAAGATATAACCATAGAGAACGCTCTTGCTGCCATCGTCCGGCTGCTCGAGGGTGCTCATGCAGATTGGGTTCTTGGCGGAAGCGCAGGCCTGATGCTGCGCGGTTTGCCGCTACAGGATAAACCGAATGATATTGACTTGTATGCCGACGATGAAGATTATGATCTCATCTACGAGCGGTTGAAGCCGTATGCTTCCGATACGAAAGAGCTGAGCGAATGCGGTAATTACAGGTCCATCCTCAGTCATTTTGTCATTGAAGGCGTTCCGGTAGAACTGGTAGGCGGCTTTGTCGTCCGTGCGGAACGCTCGCGTTATATTACGGAAGTCCGTAAATTGCTGAAACCGTATTCGGAGCAATTTGTTGTTAGGAATGGGCAAGAGGAGCAGCATGTTCCG
This region of Paenibacillus sp. JDR-2 genomic DNA includes:
- a CDS encoding stage VI sporulation protein F, which encodes MAKDLSKDVLNAINKKTGKNISENAVKKLANGVSASTMKNEEELRKLIKNVSDMAKVPVSDKTMNDIVKAVKASGMSIGGIESLIKMMIK
- a CDS encoding DUF2768 family protein — encoded protein: MDPMTKMWVSLIGIGLMAIAAVIITFARLKTKGIIKFTLSFVSFILLVFGFLCGLIAIV
- a CDS encoding 2Fe-2S iron-sulfur cluster-binding protein, with amino-acid sequence MIELKGRTKTAVVEPEVGATLLRHALKAKVDWSSNCTRGTCARCRCLIEDGAEALEGITDAEWDRMEPEEFEDGYRLACQAVVKNREIPVKAINKPYF